One Pseudomonadota bacterium genomic region harbors:
- a CDS encoding UDP-N-acetylmuramoyl-L-alanyl-D-glutamate--2,6-diaminopimelate ligase, with amino-acid sequence MLDALRTDARAVGGRAPESVNVSHIAYDSREVRPGSLFVAVPGHVTDGHRFLGAAIGAGAVACIVERPEAVANPEETCVIAVNDARRALAIVSAAFHDWPGHRLTMVGVTGTNGKTTTTTLIESMLAAAGRVPGLIGTIHVKIGGEVRDARNTTPESLDLQQILGEMVTHGHDCVSMEVSSHALALERVTGCDFAVAVFTNLTQDHLDFHVTMDAYKAAKQKLFTGLRSTAWAVVNADDPHSADMAAASHARVMRYGVDTASAEVRAVDVRHEANGTRFHLVTPAGEADVSMRLCGRFNVYNALAAAAAALALDVPLATVAAALETVPPVRGRFETVDAGQPFRVIIDYAHTPDGLENIVRAARAITTGRVITVFGCGGDRDRTKRPKMGGIAAALSDTTVITSDNPRSEEPAAIIDEIVAGMPETGDRHVIVDRRAAIEAALAMARAGDCVIIAGKGHETYQIVKEQTLHFDDAEVAREALRKAVPQIGKEV; translated from the coding sequence CTGCTCGACGCACTCCGCACTGACGCGCGCGCGGTAGGTGGCCGCGCGCCCGAATCGGTGAACGTCAGCCACATCGCCTATGACTCTCGTGAGGTGCGCCCAGGAAGCCTCTTCGTGGCCGTGCCAGGCCACGTCACGGACGGTCATCGATTCCTGGGCGCGGCCATCGGCGCCGGTGCCGTGGCCTGCATCGTCGAGCGACCAGAGGCGGTTGCGAACCCTGAAGAGACGTGCGTGATCGCAGTCAACGACGCACGACGTGCCCTCGCGATTGTGAGCGCAGCCTTCCACGACTGGCCTGGGCATCGCCTCACCATGGTGGGGGTCACCGGCACCAATGGCAAGACCACAACGACCACGCTCATCGAATCGATGCTCGCAGCCGCCGGAAGAGTGCCTGGCCTCATCGGCACCATTCACGTGAAGATCGGGGGTGAGGTGCGCGACGCCCGGAACACGACGCCGGAATCGCTCGACCTGCAGCAGATACTGGGAGAGATGGTGACCCACGGACACGACTGCGTCTCGATGGAGGTCAGCTCACACGCCCTCGCCCTTGAGCGGGTGACCGGCTGCGACTTCGCCGTGGCGGTCTTCACCAACCTGACACAAGACCACCTCGACTTCCACGTCACCATGGACGCCTACAAGGCGGCCAAGCAGAAGCTCTTCACAGGCCTGAGGTCCACGGCCTGGGCCGTGGTGAACGCAGACGACCCGCACAGCGCCGACATGGCGGCCGCGTCGCACGCGAGAGTCATGCGATACGGCGTCGACACGGCATCGGCCGAGGTGCGCGCCGTCGACGTGCGACATGAGGCCAACGGCACCCGCTTCCACCTCGTCACCCCCGCGGGAGAGGCAGACGTCTCGATGCGCCTGTGCGGCCGCTTCAATGTCTACAACGCCCTTGCCGCGGCCGCCGCAGCCCTGGCCCTCGACGTCCCGCTCGCCACTGTCGCCGCCGCGCTCGAAACCGTTCCACCGGTGCGCGGGCGATTCGAGACCGTCGACGCGGGGCAGCCCTTCCGCGTGATCATCGACTATGCCCACACCCCCGACGGCCTCGAGAACATCGTGCGCGCCGCGCGGGCCATCACGACCGGGCGAGTGATCACTGTGTTCGGCTGCGGCGGCGACCGCGATCGCACCAAGCGTCCGAAGATGGGAGGCATCGCGGCTGCGCTGTCAGACACGACCGTGATCACCTCCGACAACCCACGCAGCGAAGAGCCAGCGGCGATCATCGACGAAATCGTGGCCGGCATGCCCGAGACGGGCGACCGCCACGTGATCGTCGATCGACGCGCTGCCATCGAAGCCGCGCTGGCCATGGCACGCGCCGGCGACTGCGTCATCATCGCAGGCAAAGGTCATGAGACCTATCAGATCGTGAAAGAGCAGACGCTCCACTTCGATGACGCCGAAGTGGCCCGCGAGGCGCTCAGAAAAGCTGTTCCCCAAATCGGCAAGGAGGTGTAG